GGTTGGTAGACGACCCGCTCGAATCCGACCACCTTTAGCAGGGCCTCCACGCACTGGCGATTCGGGCCCCACCAGTTCGTCGGATCGTCATTGAGCTCGGTCCCCGGATAGAAGACCATCGCCGGGCGATCCATCGCGCGCAGGTCAAGATGGGTCTCCACGACGGCGACCTCGTTGGTCACGGCGGCGAGATTCTGCAGCGCACGGACCGGATCCACCAGATGGTAGAAGACCCCGAGGAACAGCACCACGTCGAAGCGGCCCACTCGGTCCGGGGTCAGATCCGGGACATCGACGTCCAAGCTTTCGACGTCCAGTCCGAGCGCGGCGCGGGCCAGATCGAACGTGGCCCGCCCGTTGATCTCCGGGGTCCAACAGTGGTGATCCGTGGCCAGCACTCGGTTGGCCTGCCGCCGCTTGGCCTCGAAGCTGAAGTAGCCGTTCCAGGCGCCAATATCGAGGACGGACTTGCCGCGCAGGTCCAGGCGGCCGAAGATCGCGTCGGCCTCCGCGCGGAGCACCTTCGGCGACTTCTTGCCCGGGGTCACGACCCCATTCCCGAGATCGATGGAGTGGAACCAGAAGTAGCGCTGGACCTGCGCGAGCAGCTCGGCCGCGGGGCCCTCGAGCGGTTGACGGCGGCGCGCCAGCGCCTGGCGGGCCGATCTGTCCAGCCAACGGGCGAGCGGCTTGAGCTGTTTCGGTATCTTGGCGGACAGATTCATGGTATCGAGGACGTCGCGGCGCCAGTATACACGAGCGTCGGCAAAGACTTTCCATTCCCGCCGCACTTGATACACTCGTTTTCGTGCTGCCGCTCGTGACCATCGTCACCCCGTCCTTCAACCAGGGACGATTCATCCGCGCGACGATCGAGAGTGTCCTGAAGCAGGACTATCCTCGAATCGAATACCTCGTCATGGACGGCGGCTCGACCGACGAGACCCGGTCGATCCTCCGTGAGTACTCGGATCGGATCCGCTGGGTCTCGGAGCCCGACCGAGGGCAGGCCCACGCCATCAACAAGGGCTGGCGGCAGGCGGCCGGGAGCATCGTGGCCTACCTCAATTCTGATGACGTCTATCTCCCCGGTGCGGTCACCAGCGCCGTCGCGGCCCTCCAGGCTCATCCGGAGGCGTCTGCGGTCTACGGTGAGGGCTATCACGTGGACGAGGCGGGCGCCATCCTGGAGCGATATCCCACCGAGCCGTTCGACCCGGATCGCTTTCGAGAAATCTGCTTCATCTGTCAACCCACGGTGTTCCTCCGACGCGAAGCGGTCGAGCACGCGGGCTATCTGGACGAGTCTCTGCGATATTGCATGGACTACGACCTGTGGATTCGCCTGACCCGGGCGGGGAAGATCTTCACGTACACGCCGAGCTATCTGGCCAGCACCCGACTGCACGCGGACACCAAGACCCTGGGTCAGCGGGGGCAGGCTCACGCGGAGATCCTCCGCGTCGTCTACCGCCAGTTCGGTCGCGTGGCGCCGAACCTGGTCTTCGGATACGCGCACGCGGCGCTCGGGCTCGAGCATCACGGCGCGTCGATCCGCGACCGGCTGTCCCTGGTCGGGATCAGTCTGGTCACCTTCCTGCGTTACAACCGAAGCATCCCGCGCGCCGCCTGGCCGATCTTGTGGATCTGGCTACGCGACAGCTATCGTGACGCCCGCGCGTCACTCTGAATCAGGGTTGCTTGTAGGCGTGGAAGATGCCTCGGGCGCTTCCCACGATAGGATGCGGCTGGTACGCGATTCTCGCGAAGCCGACGAGCCTGAGCAGCGCTTCCACGCACAGCCGATTGGGTCCCCACCAGTTGGTGGGATCGTTGTTCAGCTCGGCCCCCGGGTAGAAGACCATCGCGGGACGCTCGACGTCCGCCAGGTCCAGGTGCGACTCGACGACCGCCACGTCTCTCGTCAAGGCCGCGACATTCTTGAGCGCCT
This portion of the Candidatus Methylomirabilota bacterium genome encodes:
- a CDS encoding methyltransferase domain-containing protein, which encodes MRREWKVFADARVYWRRDVLDTMNLSAKIPKQLKPLARWLDRSARQALARRRQPLEGPAAELLAQVQRYFWFHSIDLGNGVVTPGKKSPKVLRAEADAIFGRLDLRGKSVLDIGAWNGYFSFEAKRRQANRVLATDHHCWTPEINGRATFDLARAALGLDVESLDVDVPDLTPDRVGRFDVVLFLGVFYHLVDPVRALQNLAAVTNEVAVVETHLDLRAMDRPAMVFYPGTELNDDPTNWWGPNRQCVEALLKVVGFERVVYQPHPLVGDARGVFHAYKKSPTSAALNAWPPPSMERQPAPASEIHFHDFHSNHYLRINQRRMEHLASLGLPLASCTVLELGAGIG
- a CDS encoding glycosyltransferase family 2 protein; the encoded protein is MLPLVTIVTPSFNQGRFIRATIESVLKQDYPRIEYLVMDGGSTDETRSILREYSDRIRWVSEPDRGQAHAINKGWRQAAGSIVAYLNSDDVYLPGAVTSAVAALQAHPEASAVYGEGYHVDEAGAILERYPTEPFDPDRFREICFICQPTVFLRREAVEHAGYLDESLRYCMDYDLWIRLTRAGKIFTYTPSYLASTRLHADTKTLGQRGQAHAEILRVVYRQFGRVAPNLVFGYAHAALGLEHHGASIRDRLSLVGISLVTFLRYNRSIPRAAWPILWIWLRDSYRDARASL